From the Salvelinus alpinus chromosome 32, SLU_Salpinus.1, whole genome shotgun sequence genome, one window contains:
- the LOC139562632 gene encoding zinc finger SWIM domain-containing protein 8-like isoform X12, which translates to MELMFAEWEDGERFSFEDSDRFEEDSLCSFISEAESLCQNWRGWRKQSAGPNSPTVKIKDGQVIPLVELSAKQVAFHIPFEVVEKVYPPVPEQLQLRIAYWSFPENEEDIRLYSCLANGSPDEFQRGEQLYRMRAVKDPLQIGFHLSATVVSPQAGQSKGAYNVAVMFDRCRITSCSCTCGAGAKWCAHVVALCLFRIHNASAVCLRAPVSESLSRLQRDQLQKFAQYLISELPQQILPTAQRLLDELLSSQSTAINTVCGAPDPTAGPSASDQSTWYLDESTLSDNIKKTLHKFCGPSPVVFSDVNSMYLSSTEPPAAAEWACLLRPLRGREPEGIWNLLSIVREMLKRRDSNAAPLLEILTEQCLTYEQIIGWWYSVRTSASHSSASGHTGRSNGQSEVAAHACASMCDEMVVLWRLAVLDPTMSPHRRLELAAQLKQWHLKVIEIVKRGQHRKSLDKLFQGFKPAVESCYFNWEVAYPLPGITYCSADKKSASFCWARAVQQQRGAKAGLAGDPPEHGGGRSGSSEGGGGDYKGRSPQQEVAVRPKETIVSKRKGLSAGGGGGVLVRLGGSVSLSLEEGSSKGMYKGAGSSSSTGGKAKIAQGGKSSSGGSGVVGGKHQAAKRRTSSEDSSLEPDMAELSLDDGSSLALGAEASNTFDFMPPPPEMLPSPSPLLREPHKYSGGGKGAGNTPKERAFEGKRVTLAATLPATEPQPAFPTKENAAVIVEAAITVEKVVNVEAEMNGNEEAAIAGDARPSTSVVTVTAAAAKSPRGARRETGTEAVALPNQAPEGAAEAGAGGDPVGEDDYQAYFLNSANEEGAERVSENNEEEPDIFAGIKPLEQEGQMEVLFACAEALHAHGYSNDACRLAVELAGDLLANPPDLKVEQPQTKGKKSKVSTSRQTQVATNTLVKTSFLLTVLSERLELHNLAFSTGMFSLELQRPPASTKALEVKLAYQESEVVALLKKIPLGLVEMTSIRDRAEQLRDGNFCDYRPVLPLMLASFIFDVLCTPVCTVVSPTGSRPPSRNRNNEMPGDEELGFEAAVAALGMKTTVSEAEHPLLCEGTRREKGDLALALMITYKDDQSKLKKILDKLLDRESQTHKPQTLSSFYSSKPAASSQRSPSKHATHTAHGHGGATGGVSKHAPNTTAAAGSSSSLQAVAAGGAAGQQAGLAGSGVQNNSTAGECVSEAREQDGVQPASCDQPSEAVPFKPEGTVPSRLALGGRGAYSGRCWGSPVRQKKKHTGMASIDSSAPETTSDSSPTLSRRPLRGGWAAASWGRGQDSDSISSSSSDSLGSSSSSGSRRAGGGARAKSTDTSRYKGRRPECHAPHVPNQPSEAAAHFYFELAKTVLIKAGGNSSTSIFTQPSASGGHQGPHRNLHLCAFEIGLYALGLHNFVSPNWLSRTYSSHVSWITGQAMEIGSAALNILVECWDGHLTPPEVASLADRASRARDPNMVRAAAELALSCLPHAHALNPNEIQRALVQCKEQDNVMLEKACMAVEEAAKGGGVYPEVLFEVAHQWYWLYEQTVGGVSGAQREGPGRCGANGGAGRRPPETGHGVMDNIGNMDSSGVATVTASVTAAAVVPVISVGSTIYQSHALPGSAMAHPHTQGLHPYTTIQAHLPTVCTPQYLGHPLQHVPRPTVFPVSGGAYPQGMHPAFIGAQYPFSVATGPHPPMAATAVTFPGVPVPSMTQIAVHPYHTETGLPLSTTVAVGGVHSGATIQAIQGSSLPGMSSQPVSLVSAPFPSEDEQHSQPISQQGLHYLHSAYRVGMLALEMLGRRAHNDHPNNFSRSPPYTEDVKWLLGLAARLGVNYVYQFCVGAAKGVLSPFVLQEIIMEALQRLNPAHIHAHLRTPAFHQLVQRCQQAYLQYIHHRLIHLTPADYDDFVNIIRSARGAFCLTPVGMMQFNDVLQNLKRGKQTKELWQRISLEMATFSP; encoded by the exons ATGGAACTAATGTTCGCCGAGTGGGAAGACGGAGAGAGGTTCTCCTTCGAAGATTCTGACCGGTTCGAGGAGGACTCGCTCTGCTCCTTCATATCAGAGGCTGAGAGTCTGTGTCAGAACTGGAGGGGATGGAGAAAACAGTCTGCTGGACCAAATTCTCCTACAGTGAAGATTAAAG ATGGTCAGGTCATCCCTCTGGTGGAGCTATCAGCCAAGCAGGTGGCATTCCACATCCCGTTTGAGGTGGTGGAGAAGGTCTACCCTCCTGTCCCCGAGCAGCTGCAGCTCCGCATCGCCTACTGGAGCTTCCCAGAGAACGAGGAGGACATCCG GCTGTACTCGTGTCTGGCTAACGGCAGCCCTGATGAGTTCCAGCGAGGGGAGCAGCTGTACAGGATGAGGGCTGTCAAAGACCCTCTGCAGATAG gttTCCACCTCAGTGCCACCGTGGTGTCGCCCCAGGCTGGCCAATCAAAAGGGGCGTACAATGTGGCTGTCATGTTCGACCGCTGCCGCATCACTTCCTGCAGTTGCACCTGTGGAGCCGGGGCCAAGTGGTGCGCCCATGTGGTGGCCCTCTGCCTCTTCAGGATCCACAAC GCGTCTGCAGTGTGCTTGCGAGCCCCCGTGTCAGAGTCCCTGTCCCGGCTGCAGAGGGACCAGCTGCAGAAGTTTGCCCAGTACCTCATCAGTGAGCTTCCCCAACAG ATTTTGCCCACAGCCCAGAGGCTCCTGGATGAGCTCCTGTCCTCCCAGTCCACAGCCATCAACACAGTGTGTGGGGCTCCCG ACCCCACTGCTGGCCCCTCAGCCTCTGATCAGAGCACCTGGTATCTAGATGAGTCTACGCTCAGTGACAACATCAAGAAGACTCTGCACAAGTTCTGTGGCCCCTCTCCTGTTGTCTTCAG TGACGTCAACTCCATGTACCTGTCATCCACGGAGCCTCCGGCGGCGGCAGAGTGGGCGTGTCTGCTGAGGCCGCTGAGGGGGCGGGAGCCCGAGGGGATCTGGAACCTCCTGTCCATCGTTAGGGAGATGCTCAAGAGGAGAGACAGCAATGCTGCACCCCTACTAGAGATCCTCACTGAGCAGTGTCTCACTTATGAACAG ATCATTGGCTGGTGGTACAGCGTGCGTACGTCGGCATCCCACAGCAGTGCCAGCGGGCACACGGGGCGCAGTAACGGGCAGTCGGAGGTGGCAGCCCACGCCTGCGCCAGCATGTGTGATGAGATGGTCGTTCTGTGGAGGCTGGCTGTCCTAGACCCCACCATGAGCCCTCATAG GCGTTTGGAGCTGGCTGCCCAGCTCAAGCAGTGGCATCTGAAAGTGATTGAGATCGTGAAGCGAGGACAACACCGCAAGTCCCTGGACAAACTGTTCCAGGGCTTCAAGCCAGCCGTGGAGTCCTGCTACTTCAACTGGGAGGTGGCCTACCCACTGCCAGGCATCACCTACTGCAGTGCAGACAAGAAGAGCGCTTCCTTCTGCTGGGCCAGGGCAGTGCAGCAGCAGAGAGGGGCCAAGGCTGGCCTGGCTGGAGACCCCCCTGAACATGGAGGAGGGAGATCTGGCAGTTCTGAGGGAGGTGGGGGAGACTACAAGGGCAGAAGTCCCCAACAAGAAGTGGCGGTCAGGCCCAAAGAGACCATCGTGAGCAAGAGGAAGGGGTTGTCGGCCGGGGGCGGAGGAGGGGTCCTAGTGCGGCTAGGGggcagtgtgtctctctctctagaggaGGGCAGTAGTAAGGGGATGTACAAAGGCGCAGGTTCCTCCTCGTCCACTGGGGGCAAGGCTAAGATAGCCCAGGGGGGCAAGTCGTCCTCTGGGGGATCAGGAGTGGTAGGGGGAAAACACCAAGCGGCCAAGCGGCGCACCAGCAGTGAGGACAGCTCCCTCGAGCCTGACATGGCCGAGCTGAGCCTGGATGATGGCTCCAGTCTGGCGCTGGGTGCTGAGGCCAGCAACACCTTTGACTTCATGCCCCCGCCGCCTGAGATGCTGCCCTCACCAAGCCCGCTACTCAGAGAGCCACACAAATACAGTGGGGGAGGGAAAGGGGCCGGAAACACGCCCAAGGAGCGCGCCTTCGAGGGCAAACGGGTCACCCTTGCTGCCACCCTGCCTGCCACTGAGCCCCAGCCCGCTTTCCCCACCAAAGAGAACGCTGCTGTCATCGTGGAAGCAGCCATTACCGTGGAGAAGGTGGTGAATGTGGAGGCGGAGATGAATGGAAATGAGGAGGCGGCCATCGCTGGAGACGCTCGGCCCTCCACCTCGGTTGTTACCGTGACTGCAGCTGCTGCCAAGTCACCGCGTGGTGCCCGCCGAGAAACTGGCACCGAAGCCGTAGCCCTGCCCAATCAGGCCCCAGAGGGAGCAGCAGAAGCAGGGGCAGGAGGAGACCCTGTAGGAGAGGATGACTACCAGGCCTACTTTCTGAATTCAGCTAAtgaggagggggcagagagagtgtCGGAGAACAACGAGGAGGAACCAGACATCTTTGCTGGGATCAAGCCACTGGAGCAGGAGGGCCAGATGGAGGTGCTGTTTGCGTGTGCAGAGGCCCTCCACGCTCACGGCTACAGCAACGATGCCTGCAGACTGGCAGTGGAGCTGGCTGGAGACCTGCTGGCCAACCCTCCAGACCTGAAGGTGGagcagccccagaccaagggcaAGAAGAGCAAGGTGTCCACCAGCAGGCAGACCCAGGTGGCCACCAACACGCTGGTTAAGACCTCCTTCCTGCTGACGGTGCTGAGCGAGAGGCTGGAGCTTCACAACCTGGCCTTCAGCACGGGTATGTTCTCTCTGGAGCTGCAGAGGCCCCCAGCCTCCACCAAGGCCCTGGAGGTCAAGCTTGCCTACCAGGAGTCAGAGGTGGTGGCTCTGCTGAAGAAAATCCCTCTGGGCCTGGTGGAGATGACGTCCATACGGGACAGGGCCGAGCAGCTCCGAGACGGGAACTTCTGTGACTACAGGCCCGTCCTGCCCCTCATGCTGGCCAGCTTCATATTTGATGTGCTGTGTACCCCA GTTTGTACAGTTGTGTCCCCCACAGGTTCCCGTCCGCCTAGCCGTAATCGGAACAACGAGATGCCTGGAGATGAGGAGCTGGGCTTTGAGGCGGCTGTAGCAGCACTGG GTATGAAGACCACAGTGAGCGAGGCAGAGcatcctctgctgtgtgaggggaccaggagagagaaaggagacttGGCTCTGGCCCTCATGATCACATACAAGGATGACCAGAGCAAGCTGAAAAAG ATCCTGGACAAGCTGCTGGACAGAGAGAGCCAGACCCACAAGCCCCAGACCCTGAGCTCCTTCTACTCCAGCAAGCCAGCTGCCAGCAGTCAAAGGAGCCCGTCCAAGCACGCTACCCACACTGCTCACGGACACGGAGGTGCCACCGGAGGGGTGTCCAAACATGCACCCAACACCACAGCTGCAGCCgggtcctcctcctccttgcaAGCGGTGGCTGCTGGGGGGGCGGCAGGACAGCAGGCGGGTCTGGCGGGCAGTGGGGTGCAGAACAACTCCACAGCCGGAGAGTGTGTCAGTGAGGCCAGAGAGCAAG ATGGTGTCCAGCCTGCGTCATGTGACCAGCCGAGTGAGGCTGTCCCATTCAAGCCAGAGGGCACAGTGCCGAGCCGCTTGGCGCTGGGAGGACGGGGGGCATACAGCGGGCGCTGCTGGGGCTCTCCTGTCCGCCAGAAGAAGAAACACACAG GCATGGCGAGTATCGACAGCAGTGCTCCTGAGACCACCTCAGACAGCTCCCCCACCCTTAGTCGACGCCCACTCAGAGGGGGCTGGGCCGCAGCTTCCTGGGGGAGGGGCCAAGACAGTGACAGCATCAGCAGCTCCTCTTCTGATTCGCTAGGCTCCTCCTCATCCAGTGGCTCTCGCAGGGCCGGAGGCGGAGCTAGAGCAAAGAGCACAGACACCAGCAG GTATAAAGGGCGTCGTCCCGAGTGCCATGCACCACATGTGCCCAACCAACCGTCGGAGGCGGCGGCCCACTTCTACTTCGAGCTGGCCAAGACCGTGCTGATCAAGGCCGGGGGCAACAGCTCCACCTCCATCTTCACCCAGCCCTCAGCCAGTGGAGGCCACCAGGGGCCCCACCGCAACTTGCACCTCTGTGCCTTTGAGATCGGCCTGTACGCCCTAGGCCTGCACAACTTTGTCTCACCTAACTGGCTCTCCAGGACCTACTCCTCCCACGTCTCCTGGATCACAG gCCAGGCCATGGAGATCGGCAGTGCTGCCCTCAACATCCTAGTGGAATGCTGGGACGGGCACCTCACCCCTCCCGAGGTGGCATCACTGGCCGACAGAGCATCACGGGCGCGGGATCCTAACATGGTTCGCGCTGCGGCTGAGCTGGCCCTAAGCTGCCTGCCCCATGCACACGCCCTCAACCCCAATGAGATCCAGAGGGCCCTGGTGCAGTGCAAGGAACAG gACAATGTGATGCTAGAGAAAGCCTGTATGGCTGTAGAGGAGGCAGCCAAGGGGGGCGGTGTGTACCCTGAGGTTCTGTTTGAGGTGGCCCACCAGTGGTACTGGCTCTATGAGCAGACAGTAGGAGGGGTGTCAGGGGCCCAGCGTGAAGGCCCGGGACGCTGTGGGGCCAACGGTGGAGCTGGAAGGAGGCCCCCAGAGACGGGCCACGGTGTAATGGACAACATTGGCAACATGGATTCCTCCGGCGTCGCTACGGTGACGGCCTCAGTGACAGCAGCGGCTGTGGTGCCCGTCATCTCTGTGGGCTCCACCATCTACCAATCACACGCCCTTCCCGGCTCGGCCATGGCCCACCCCCACACCCAGGGCCTGCAcccctacaccaccatccagGCCCACCTACCCACAGTCTGCACCCCCCAGTACCTGGGGCACCCACTGCAGCACGTCCCCCGGCCCACTGTATTCCCTGTGTCAGGGGGTGCCTACCCACAG GGAATGCACCCGGCCTTTATCGGTGCCCAGTACCCGTTCTCAGTGGCCACTGGCCCCCATCCGCCCATGGCAGCGACAGCGGTCACCTTCCCCGGTGTTCCCGTGCCGTCCATGACCCAGATCGCCGTCCACCCCTATCACACCGAGACCGGCCTGCCTCTTAGCACCACTGTAGCAG TAGGTGGCGTCCATTCAGGCGCCACAATCCAGGCCATTCAGGGGTCATCTCTTCCTGGAATGTCTTCTCAGCCTGTCTCATTGGTCAGCGCCCCCTTCCCGTCTGAAGACGAGCAGCAtagccagccaatcagccagcaGGGCCTTCACTACCtgcactcagcatacagagttg GCATGCTAGCTTTGGAGATGCTTGGCAGGAGGGCTCACAACGACCACCCCAATAACTTCTCCCGCAGCCCCCCATACACAGAGGACGTCAAGTGGCTCCTGGGCCTGGCTGCACGGCTAG GCGTGAACTACGTGTACCAGTTCTGTGTGGGTGCGGCTAAGGGCGTGCTCAGCCCCTTCGTTCTTCAGGAGATCATCATGGAGGCTCTCCAGAGACTGAACCCCGCCCACATCCATGCCCATCTCCGCACGCCTGCCTTCCACCAACTGGTGCAGCGCTGCCAGCAGGCCTACCTACAG TACATCCACCACCGGCTGATCCACCTGACCCCGGCCGACTACGACGACTTTGTCAACATCATCCGCAGCGCCCGCGGGGCCTTCTGCCTGACCCCTGTGGGCATGATGCAGTTCAACGACGTGCTGCAGAACCTGAAGAGGGGCAAGCAGACGAAGGAGCTGTGGCAGCGCATCTCTCTGGAGATGGCCACCTTCTCCCCATGA